A genomic segment from Verrucomicrobiia bacterium encodes:
- a CDS encoding MarR family transcriptional regulator: protein MTSPNTSPRYQALLQVLRTADTLWNASRVFFARWDISPSQFNVLNLLSGRPEGLSQTELGRFLLTHRSNVTGLVDRLEKRGLLGRHENSGDRRAYRVVLTAAGKKLLEAIVPEFHSLAEGVWKGTSARRLRELQADLAGLARSAERLTEEDA, encoded by the coding sequence ATGACCTCCCCGAACACCTCTCCCCGCTATCAGGCCTTGCTCCAGGTGCTTCGGACCGCCGACACGCTGTGGAACGCCAGCCGCGTATTCTTTGCGCGCTGGGATATCAGCCCAAGCCAGTTCAATGTTTTGAATTTGCTGTCAGGCCGGCCGGAAGGACTTTCCCAAACCGAACTCGGACGGTTTCTGCTCACCCATCGTTCGAACGTGACCGGGCTTGTCGACCGCCTTGAAAAGCGCGGGTTGCTGGGCCGTCATGAGAACAGTGGAGACAGGCGCGCATACCGCGTCGTTCTCACGGCCGCTGGCAAAAAGTTGCTGGAGGCCATTGTGCCCGAATTTCATTCATTGGCAGAGGGCGTCTGGAAGGGCACATCGGCCCGGCGGCTGCGCGAACTCCAGGCCGATCTTGCCGGGCTGGCTCGCAGCGCTGAACGACTCACAGAGGAGGATGCATGA
- a CDS encoding S8 family serine peptidase yields the protein MRSLLRSFVVLLMLARMEQVPAAPLSFHPERILILPRAAADRELQRLHAEHGCRASQCSSTVQLVTLAQGDSVEEAVARYQSSGLVHFAEPDYVVSAAGTFPNDPRLADGTQWWLNNFGQDGGTAGADIDAKLAWDVVRTASNVVIAIVDSRVRHTHADLLENIWRNPADGTPGFNALTGGHDPWDNYGHGTHLAGIIGGVADNAEGISGVAWRTSIMACKFLNAFGNGFNSHAVACIEFARTNGARVINLSWGGSTFSAAVSNAIWLARLDGIVVAAAAGNNATNVDNAPFYPACIRLDNIVSVAASTRFDTPWNFSNHGPTNVHLFAPGSEMFSTGINSDTDYSTREGTSAASAVVVGALALMSPSASGLNPQQLINRLLSATDTINTFTNLCVSGGRLNLRRALDHPALSIVSHSLPLTLHVAGPPGHVYCMATSSNLLDWLPLQTNTVGSDGAWTFADPASSPAPARYYRVEPGR from the coding sequence TTGCGTTCACTCCTTCGATCGTTCGTTGTCCTGCTCATGCTGGCGCGGATGGAACAGGTTCCCGCTGCCCCCCTCTCCTTTCATCCCGAACGCATCCTCATCCTGCCGCGCGCTGCTGCAGACAGGGAATTGCAAAGACTGCACGCCGAGCATGGCTGCCGGGCTTCGCAGTGTTCGAGCACTGTCCAACTGGTCACGCTTGCACAAGGCGACTCTGTCGAAGAAGCCGTGGCTCGATATCAATCCAGCGGCCTCGTGCATTTTGCCGAGCCTGATTACGTCGTGTCGGCCGCAGGCACCTTTCCGAACGATCCGCGGCTTGCTGACGGCACACAGTGGTGGCTCAACAACTTTGGACAGGACGGCGGAACTGCGGGAGCGGACATCGACGCGAAGCTCGCGTGGGACGTTGTGCGCACTGCCAGCAATGTCGTCATTGCCATTGTCGATTCAAGAGTACGTCATACGCACGCAGACCTGTTGGAAAATATCTGGCGCAATCCCGCGGACGGAACACCAGGATTCAACGCTCTCACAGGCGGGCACGATCCGTGGGACAACTACGGCCACGGCACGCACCTCGCTGGAATCATCGGAGGCGTGGCAGACAATGCAGAGGGAATTTCCGGTGTTGCATGGCGCACCTCCATCATGGCCTGCAAGTTTCTGAACGCCTTCGGCAACGGATTCAATTCACATGCTGTTGCCTGCATCGAGTTCGCCCGAACAAATGGCGCCCGTGTGATCAACCTCAGCTGGGGCGGTTCAACATTCTCAGCCGCCGTTTCAAACGCGATCTGGCTGGCGCGCCTTGATGGAATTGTGGTGGCCGCGGCTGCGGGGAACAATGCCACCAACGTCGACAACGCCCCATTTTACCCGGCCTGCATCCGGCTGGATAATATCGTGTCTGTGGCGGCCTCCACGCGCTTCGACACGCCCTGGAATTTCTCGAACCATGGACCAACGAACGTTCACCTGTTCGCCCCAGGGTCGGAGATGTTTTCAACTGGCATCAACAGTGACACCGATTACAGCACGCGCGAAGGCACCTCAGCGGCGTCGGCCGTCGTCGTGGGTGCGCTCGCCTTGATGTCGCCATCCGCCTCAGGGTTGAACCCTCAACAACTCATAAACCGCCTTCTCTCCGCAACAGACACTATCAACACGTTCACAAACCTGTGCGTCAGCGGCGGCCGGCTGAACCTCAGGCGAGCCCTGGATCATCCCGCCCTGTCCATCGTTTCGCACAGCCTTCCGTTGACCCTCCATGTCGCCGGCCCCCCAGGCCACGTTTACTGCATGGCCACGTCGAGCAACCTGCTGGACTGGCTTCCGCTTCAAACCAACACAGTCGGTTCCGACGGAGCCTGGACATTCGCAGACCCGGCATCGAGCCCCGCGCCCGCCCGTTATTATCGGGTCGAACCAGGCCGCTGA